The following coding sequences lie in one Glycine soja cultivar W05 chromosome 16, ASM419377v2, whole genome shotgun sequence genomic window:
- the LOC114389779 gene encoding protein MAIN-LIKE 2-like, giving the protein MDYVHHVVVTIWNGEERPELKLSSHGWKVKNFGRPAPEIEGLVAAIGLSPLIACSLDTGDRGLISIFAERWHKKTSSFHFPVGEVTISLDDVASLLHLSITGAFHSFKALHVDEVVFLLVELLEVSLEEQELRQYNAMGHMFGYPGRETFIVAYVMQHSRL; this is encoded by the exons ATGGACTATGTTCATCATGTGGTAGTGACAATTTGGAATGGAgag gaACGTCCTGAGTTGAAGTTATCCTCCCATGGATGGAAGGTAAAGAATTTTGGCAGGCCTGCTCCAGAGATTGAAGGCTTAGTAGCTGCCATAGGATTAAGTCCTTTGATCGCATGTTCCTTGGACACTGGTGATCGGGGACTTATATCTATTTTTGCAGAGAGGTGGCATAAGAAAACTAGTAGTTTCCATTTTCCTGTAGGAGAGGTGACTATCTCCCTGGATGATGTGGCATCCTTGCTACATCTGTCCATTACAGGCGCCTTCCATAGCTTCAAGGCTCTTCATGTGGACGAAGTTGTCTTTCTTTTAGTTGAATTGCTTGAAGTTAGTTTAGAAGAGCAAGAGTTGAGACAATACAATGCCATGGGGCATATGTTTGGTTATCCTGGTCGTGAGACATTTATCGTTGCATATGTGATGCAGCACAGTAGACTTTAG
- the LOC114390390 gene encoding uncharacterized protein LOC114390390 isoform X2, translated as MFPRHPSTKFPTSIRAERRSWGMVREHLVFQQKSLTKGKRIWCRRRLREENLVQTQVPRILECEEQNKGLLPRVVEGLFDSINSLDIEKTYSVKLSMVEIYMEKVRDLFDLSKDNIQIKEIKSRGIILPGVTEAMHAAPMYIAETAPTPIRGQLKSLKEFFIVLGMV; from the exons ATGTTCCCTCGACATCCTTCAACAAAGTTTCCGACATCTATTCGAG CGGAGAGGAGGTCTTGGGGGATGGTGAGGGAGCATTTGGTCTTCCAACAGAAATCCCTAACGAAAGGGAAGAGAATTTGGTGCAGACGCAGGCTAAGGGAAGAGAATTTGGTGCAGACGCAG GTTCCTAGAATACTTGAATGTGAAGAACAGAACAAGGGGCTGCTTCCAAGAGTTGTAGAAGGACTTTTTGATTCCATAAATTCTTTGGATATAGAAAAGACATATTCAGTTAAATTGTCAATG GTTGAAATCTACATGGAAAAAGTAAG GGATCTATTTGATTTATCAAAAgataatatacaaattaagGAGATTAAATCACGAGGAATAATTCTACCTGGCGTTACAGAG gCAATGCATGCTGCTCCAATGTACATTGCAGAGACAGCTCCAACACCAATACGTGGACAACTAAAATCTCTAAAAGAGTTCTTTATAGTACTTGGGATGGTT TAG
- the LOC114390390 gene encoding uncharacterized protein LOC114390390 isoform X1, with product MFPRHPSTKFPTSIRAERRSWGMVREHLVFQQKSLTKGKRIWCRRRLREENLVQTQVPRILECEEQNKGLLPRVVEGLFDSINSLDIEKTYSVKLSMVEIYMEKVRDLFDLSKDNIQIKEIKSRGIILPGVTEAMHAAPMYIAETAPTPIRGQLKSLKEFFIVLGMVVSS from the exons ATGTTCCCTCGACATCCTTCAACAAAGTTTCCGACATCTATTCGAG CGGAGAGGAGGTCTTGGGGGATGGTGAGGGAGCATTTGGTCTTCCAACAGAAATCCCTAACGAAAGGGAAGAGAATTTGGTGCAGACGCAGGCTAAGGGAAGAGAATTTGGTGCAGACGCAG GTTCCTAGAATACTTGAATGTGAAGAACAGAACAAGGGGCTGCTTCCAAGAGTTGTAGAAGGACTTTTTGATTCCATAAATTCTTTGGATATAGAAAAGACATATTCAGTTAAATTGTCAATG GTTGAAATCTACATGGAAAAAGTAAG GGATCTATTTGATTTATCAAAAgataatatacaaattaagGAGATTAAATCACGAGGAATAATTCTACCTGGCGTTACAGAG gCAATGCATGCTGCTCCAATGTACATTGCAGAGACAGCTCCAACACCAATACGTGGACAACTAAAATCTCTAAAAGAGTTCTTTATAGTACTTGGGATGGTTGTAAGTTCCTGA